The following proteins come from a genomic window of Triticum aestivum cultivar Chinese Spring chromosome 6A, IWGSC CS RefSeq v2.1, whole genome shotgun sequence:
- the LOC123128736 gene encoding protein TIC 55, chloroplastic, producing the protein MTPPPPPTTALPRPSLLLAVSSAALKISAAAATSPARGVRWQGVGVDGRRGRSRAVGRCWAAAVEEEAGAQEDGVLLPQEGSEAAGRYDWREEWYPLYLSKEVPDDAALPLTVFDRQLVLYRDADGVLRCHEDRCPHRLAKLSEGQLVDGKLECLYHGWQFDGEGKCVKIPQLPEGAKIPRNACARNYEVRDSQGVVWVWMSPATPPDAKKLPWFEPYARPGFTDLSTVHELPYDHSILLENLMDPAHVPISHDRTDWTAKREDAQPLAFEVAERTARGFAGHWWRERAPHLRNLLRFEAPCVLTNTLEFVDKDGREQCFSAQFLCRPAGQGKSMLLVRFGSTARSPLLRVLPKWYFHQNACKVFEQDMGFLSSQNEVLLREKVPTKELYLNLRSSDTWVAEYRRWMDRAGHGMPYYFGHSTISPPPVPAVVEQAPAGAAAGISASFPAKGGFGTQHAPNPTSRYFRHVVHCKGCRDTVNRYTALKKAFVVLAAVAAAAAVLAATRQWKAILLGAAAVLAAASYACGSVVSLITTNFIRTHRRL; encoded by the exons ATGACGCCTCCTCCGCCTCCCACCACCGCGCTGCcacgcccctccctcctcctcgcggtctCCTCCGCCGCGCTCAAGATCTCGGCCGCGGCGGCGACGAGCCCGGCGCGCGGCGTGCGGTGGCAGGGGGTCGGGGTCgacgggaggagggggaggagccggGCCGTCGGGAGGtgctgggcggcggcggtggaggaggaagCCGGCGCGCAGGAGGACGGCGTGCTGCTCCCCCAGGAGGGGAGCGAGGCGGCCGGGAGGTACGACTGGCGGGAGGAGTGGTACCCGCTGTACCTGTCCAAGGAGGTGCCCGACGACGCGGCGCTCCCGCTCACCGTCTTCGACCGCCAGCTCGTGCTCTACCGCGACGCCGACGGCGTGCTCCGCTGCCACGAGGACCGATGCCCGCACAG GTTAGCCAAGCTGTCGGAAGGGCAGCTCGTCGACGGCAAGCTGGAGTGCCTCTACCATGGCTGGCAGTTCGACGGCGAGGGCAAGTGCGTCAAGATCCCACAG CTGCCTGAGGGCGCCAAGATCCCGCGGAACGCGTGCGCGCGCAACTACGAGGTGCGGGACTCGCAGGGGGTGGTGTGGGTGTGGATGTCGCCGGCGACCCCGCCGGACGCCAAGAAGCTGCCGTGGTTCGAGCCGTACGCGCGGCCGGGGTTCACGGACCTGTCGACGGTGCACGAGCTCCCCTACGACCACTCCATCCTGCTGGAGAACCTAATGGACCCGGCGCACGTGCCCATCTCGCACGACCGCACCGACTGGACGGCCAAGCGGGAGGACGCGCAGCCGCTGGCCTTCGAGGTCGCCGAGCGCACCGCCCGGGGCTTCGCCGGCCACTGGTGGCGCGAGCGCGCGCCGCACCTCCGCAACCTGCTCCGCTTCGAGGCGCCCTGCGTGCTCACCAACACGCTCGAGTTCGTGGACAAGGACGGCAGGGAGCAGTGCTTCTCGGCGCAGTTCCTCTGCCGGCCGGCGGGGCAGGGCAAGTCGATGCTGCTCGTCCGGTTCGGGTCGACGGCGAGGTCGCCGCTGCTGAGGGTGCTGCCCAAGTGGTACTTCCACCAGAACGCGTGCAAGGTGTTCGAGCAGGACATGGGGTTCCTGTCGTCGCAGAACGAGGTGCTGCTCCGGGAGAAGGTGCCCACCAAGGAGCTCTACCTCAACCTCCGATCGTCGGACACCTGGGTGGCCGAGTACCGGCGGTGGATGGACAGGGCGGGGCACGGCATGCCATACTACTTCGGCCACAGCACCATCTCGCCGCCGCCCGTGCCGGCCGTGGTCGAGCAGGCGCCGGCGGGGGCCGCCGCGGGCATCTCCGCGTCCTTCCCGGCCAAGGGCGGCTTCGGCACGCAGCACGCGCCCAACCCGACCAGCAGGTACTTCCGGCACGTCGTGCACTGCAAGGGGTGCAGGGACACCGTCAACAGGTACACCGCCCTGAAGAAGGCCTTCGtcgtgctcgccgccgtggccgccgccgcggccgtctTGGCGGCGACGAGGCAGTGGAAGGCCATCTTGCTGGGCGCCGCCGCCGTGCTCGCCGCGGCGTCGTATGCGTGCGGTTCCGTGGTTTCTTTGATCACAACCAACTTCATTAGGACACACAGAAGATTGTAA
- the LOC123128737 gene encoding probable serine incorporator, with the protein MWAASCLASCCAACACEACRTAVGSIGRRSARIAYCGLFALSLLASWVLREVAAPLLQSIPWINHFHKTPDREWFETDAVLRVSLGNFLFFTILAAIMAGIKDQKDPRDKVHHGGWMAKIFCWVVIVFLMFFVPNGVVSFYESISKFGSGLFLLVQVVLLLDFVHGWNENWVAKDEQFWYMALLVVSVVCYIGSFAFSGLLFHWFTPSGQDCGLNMFFIVSTLILVFVFAIVALHPKVNGSLLPASVIGLYCTYLCYSGLSSEPRDYECNGLHNHSKAMSTGSLTLGLCTTILSVVYSAVRAGSSATVLSAPDSPRAGADKPLLPFSKADEEETKDVPKPVTYSYSFFHLIFSLASMYSAMLLTGWSTSVGESGKLVDVGWPSVWVRIATQWATAGLFIWSLVAPLLFPDREF; encoded by the exons ATGTGGGCCGCGTCGTGCCTGGCGTCCTGCTGCGCCGCCTGCGCGTGCGAGGCGTGCCGCACCGCCGTCGGCAGCATCGGCCGCCGCTCCGCGCGGATCGCCTACTGCGGCCTCTTCGCGCTCTCCCTCCTCGCCTCCTGGGTGCTCCGCGAGGTCGCCGCGCCGCTCCTCCAGTCCATCCCAT GGATCAACCACTTCCACAAGACGCCGGACCGCGAGTGGTTCGAGACGGACGCCGTGCTCAGGGTCAGCCTCGGCaacttcctcttcttcaccatccTCGCCGCCATCATGGCCGGCATCAAGGACCAGAAGGACCCGCGCGACAAGGTCCACCACGGCGGCTGGATGGCCAAGATCTTCTGCTGGGTCGTCATCGTCTTCCTCATGTTCTTCGTCCCCAACGGCGTCGTCAGCTTCTACG AATCGATTTCCAAGTTTGGATCTGGACTGTTCCTTCTCGTTCAGGTTGTTCTTCTGTTGGACTTCGTGCACGGATGGAATGAGAACTGGGTTGCTAAAGATGAACAGTTCTG GTACATGGCTCTGTTGGTTGTATCGGTTGTTTGTTATATTGGCTCATTCGCTTTCTCGGGTCTACTCTTTCACTGGTTCACTCCATCGGGGCAGGACTGCGGACTCAATATGTTCTTCATTGTCTCCACACTGATTCTTGTTTTTGTGTTCGCTATTGTTGCGCTGCACCCAAAG GTCAATGGAAGCTTGCTGCCTGCATCAGTTATAGGCCTTTACTGCACATACTTGTGCTACAGCGGACTCTCCAGTGAGCCAAGGGATTATGAGTGCAACGGGCTTCACAATCACTCCAAAGCTATGTCAACTGGTAGCCTTACGTTGGGATTATGTACCACCATCCTTTCTGTGGTCTACTCTGCTGTTCGTGCTGGCTCTTCTGCAACCGTGCTCTCAGCACCAGACTCACCACGCGCCG GTGCCGACAAGCCACTGCTCCCCTTCAGCAAAGCGGACGAGGAGGAGACTAAGGACGTGCCAAAGCCGGTGACATACTCCTACTCGTTCTTCCACCTCATCTTCTCCCTGGCAAGCATGTACTCAGCGATGCTCCTGACTGGCTGGTCGACCTCGGTTGGCGAGAGCGGAAAGCTTGTCGATGTCGGGTGGCCGTCTGTCTGGGTCAGGATCGCGACCCAGTGGGCAACAGCAGGTCTGTTCATCTGGTCCCTTGTTGCTCCCCTCCTGTTCCCAGACAGGGAGTTCTAG